The Periplaneta americana isolate PAMFEO1 chromosome 1, P.americana_PAMFEO1_priV1, whole genome shotgun sequence DNA segment TCCATAAGTATCGTGACTTCTTAATAATTGAAGACTTTCCcgaaataaggatgtaaccaagaaATTTATAATtcacgtttcaggagaaaggaaaataatttcaggaacatatttcgttaggcctatatttactgtgATGTCTTTGTTTAAAATGTTGAGATCACTGGTATTCTCTCACGCAGCAAAGTTGGCAGCGCTGCGTAAGGATGGGAAATGTTGACAGCTAATTTTGTACGTTTGATTTCGCTGGACGAAAATTAtaaatcttatttattttcagaaatatattgagAAAATGTGTGATAGTACTGTCGGTTGTAAGTTAAAGTAATTTACAGCAAAACAAGAAGAAGTTTTTAGTCATTTTTACTATAATAACCATGAAGAAGTCAAGAGTACAGGTTAGATTACACAGTAGCATGTGGTGAGAGTTGAGGTTAGGGTATtcgaatatatataaatgtaatttaCATCCTCTTCTGCAATTAATATAGTGAGTGAAGTCGAGGAGTAAGCGATTTTGAGTTGGGATTGAtctcataaaatttaaaattgtttattttctttgaattagAGAATCCAAATAGGCTATATGCGAAAGAGAGTGAGAGAATCGTTACTTACATAACAGTGCAAGGGTCTGAAATTGTTACAAAAACCAAAACCGcatcaaattatttaaattgaaaagaatatatcaatattataaaataaaaagggGAATAATAAAGATTAAATCTAAGAATAAAACATAAGGGAGGCGAAGAAGCAAAGGATCAAATTTTGAACTACTTTGTGGCACAAAAGAAACTTTGTCATAAATTCCGCCATGATCTCTTTTTGGATTGAATTCTGACGCCTGATGTGGAAATTGTACATAGCATTTTCAGCCTATAGGCTATGTTATAAAGTCCTAAGTTGAACCCTATTCTTCTTTTCTTCAAACTGGAGAATTTCCTACGGTAGCTTTTAACCGTGCCGTTATGGTTAGGACCAAATTGAACTAAAtatacaatgtcgccaacataagaataTGACGATCTGTGGCGTCGTTAGGAGATTTTttttctctgtctacctccttcttTCTGAACATCACTGAGAGATAGCATTACTGTTAGCGACAAGCTGTATTTGCGTAAACATTGCGGTGAGgagctcgcgacaggaacagttttgctgtgACGCATGCGCGGGCCTCTAATGCATtggcagcgtgatccttacttgaatttgttttcttgtatacattccagatcaaatcaagaagatctggcccgggttcgaatcccggtcgaggcaagttacctggttgaggttttttccggggttttccctcaacccaatacgagcaaatgctgggtaactttcggtgctgaaccctggactcattttaccggcattatcaccttcatttcattcagacgctaaataacctagatgttgatacagcatcgtaaaataaccaaataaaataaaaatcaagaagatcccttcttgctccggttacacatcttgcataaaaataaaaatcaagaagatcccttcttgctccggttacacatcttgcatattatacgaaggttaggtttggttagtttaggtttttattaaccgaGTCCGTGCATGCACAGACAACCAAGATGATCCTGTCGGTCATaataaaactcattacataatcaacaAACAAAAAATGGGTCAACTAAAAATATAagattaaatttaaaagaaaaaagtaaaagccGAATTTCTCGCCCTTAcgatagtttttgtttcgtaatattgataaacgatAATATGATGAAAGCTGTGAATAATTCCATGGTCGCTAAAAATTTTCTGCGTAAAAGACGTggtattttctctagaccacaaataaaaTGGCGACGTGGTCatacgtacttaacgctttggtgaacattaaccaGAAGTTTACTTTCCaccatttgaatgatattccttGAAAAACACCTTTTTCAcccctttatttcgttgtgataacatactttaagatcttactacatctgcattttcttttggtaCATTCAAAACACCGCtgttgtactgcataaatctgcacttgactaatgcagtgaattatttaagaatatagtcgcgaatttttctaccaccatttcgattgtctttctatatgagtcgccctcggtagcgcagttggtgtagcactagccttctgtgctcgaggttgcgggttcgatcccggccgaggtcgatggcatttaagtttgtttaaatgtgactggctcatgtcagtagatttactgcttTGTAAAAgcaactcctacgggacaaaaattctggcacaccagcgacgctgatataacctctgcagttgcgagcgtcgttaaataaaccataatttattttattatttatttctgtttgacacggctcggtacggcccggtgactagtggccagcgagcaaTGTCGACTACCGACATTGGTCTActgtgcgtattatccagttgttcccttcTTTTTTATGTTGTTCTTTGAGAAGCAtcgatatttaaataaaatattttccggGCTCCCTAAAACAGTTCAATTAATTTTTGTGATTAAGTATATGCTTACTATTTTGTTTAATCTTTTTTAGGTTCAAGGAACCAATGACTTCAATACAGTTTCCAAATGTTCTATGGCAAGAAATGGATACTTCAAGGATGATTATGTTCCTTACTTTGTATCCAAGTGTAACAGAAGAACTCCATTAATTCATCTTGGTTACTACATGAGGGTTTTGACCATTGACTTCACTTTAAGATCTTTCCTAGAAGAATTATCAGCACAGTCTGCTCAGGTAAGTTAATTCATCATGATTGATGGCGATTCCAGATTTTGCTAGAATCTGATTTGGAATTTTGGTTATTTTGAAGGAAAGGTCATCTTCCTAACTGAACCTGAAGGAACGAGACTATGATAGAGGGGCAAAAGAGTGCAAAAGAAAAGAGATGATAGATGACGGAGACCTTCACTTGGAAATAACCGGGATTTCTTCTacataaattgtgataaattcagAATTGAGCGGATAAATTATGTGAAagtattttacaagtaaaatacaTATACCATAACGTAAAAGAACTAGTTttatacataatgaaataaactgCTATTATATAGAAGAATTGGGGCAAGGGAGGcaccatttttttctttctcaattGTGTACTACGAGTGGTATTCAgaatttaatgtagaaataactaTGTTGGCTACATAATTTATCATTTCACTTCAACAACGTACCaagaacaaaattcttcattacaaGAGAACTTAGAGTTGCTTTGGTATTTGGTCCTTTCAACATTTACCATTATATGGAACATGGCTTATATTACATCCCTTTCCACCAAAAGTGATTCATTTTTCATGTTTTAGCACTTTTATCCTTTTTCATTCTGGTCAATTGTTTTCTGATTAGTCTGTAATgagattacattacattacattatttctcAAGGGAACAtgcagaatatttaattacagtcTATAGGATAGAAATTCTGAACTGAAAATCCATAGGTTTGTCGTCTAGCTTATGGTTTTTGTTTAAGAAATGTAAAAACATAGAACATGTTAAAAACGAAATGCTTATGCTAGAAAGAATTTTCTGTGTGGTGTTTGTTATATTGCCAATGGTTGAAAGAATGAACCTAGCCACTTTGCAATATTGCAACGTAAGTATGCAAAGCAATAAACACACACGCATACTATGGTACTTGTTAAATGAATTATTTCAATCTGTAtttctgacaaaaaaaaatacaggatTAGGAATTTATAATCTCGTGAATAAGAAATTGCCTCAGTGTTCACCAAAGAATCACGTGGTGGAAAGTATGCccacaaattttcttctttctctctctgtgtctttttttatttttatcaaatcCGTCCAATGTTATAGTCACTGAATTAAAAACTACGTATAAGCAAAAGGTGACCACAAGAGGCATGTTAGAGATCATCTTACGATTTTGCACAACTAtagcatgattttttttttttttttttcagattgttTCATGTGGTGCTGGATTTGACACAAGTTTCTTCAGACTTGCTGCCAACAGTGTTCTCCATCCAAATGTCCGCTTCTTCGAAATAGATTTCAAAGAAGTGGTTGAAAGGAAAACAGAATGCATTCGTAGTTCAAAGCCATTACAAGATTGTATTGGACCATATGAAGGTTAGTTAGTTTTTTGCGATTTTATGTAGACATTGTGATGTATGTATATTgccattaaaatgaaaattatcttAGGGTTAATCATTTTCTTGAAAACTAAGAACTTTATGTTCCAACAAAGTCAAAAAAGCTACACCAACTAAAATGTTTCAttgataaatgaaatttgatatgATTTGATAATTATAACAATTGTTAGAGTTAGTCTTAAgacgcatcatcatcatcatcatcatcatcatcatcatcatcacataagCCACATTATTTTAGTTAAGAGTGGGGTAACATTTAGCATGTATGGCCATGAAATGAGTGGACCTGAGTTGAAATTCTGGTagagacaagttatctggttgatggtttttccgtggttttccttcaATAaagtgcaaatgctgggtaacttccggtgctggaccttggactatttcactggcattatcaccttcatttcactcagacaccACATAATCATTACAGTTGATAAAGtttcgtaaaataagccaattaaagaaatagtgTTTGGAAAACTGGAAAACCATTTTAGTACTTGTGTTATGTGCTGTAATGCTCAGATTTGACTTGCAGCTTGTTTCTAAAAATTTTGCGGCTCATGTTCTCAAgtgttaataataaaaagaaataattacagtagagcgtctcgtttagccacagtgaaaacgtaaacaaagtgcaggtaacgtgtgcgGGAGGACGAGccatacgataaacacgagggatgcacaaggttttagttacaacatttatggcagagcattaattgaaattatattttccaaaaacacatcaaacaaaagaacagaaattgcataacgttaaccTATGCACATTTTTTACAAATAAGCAATTGcaacattgaaataattcaatataaaaaatcaaattttgctacttatatgatgttgctttcaagcagaattttttgtggccacagaagacggtgatgtTATGTTAGTCATATAGAGAGTGAAATTCATGACtgtaaaaaaatgctgcttgaaagcaacatcatataagtagcaaaatttgatttgttatattgaattatttcaatgttacaattgtttgtttgttaaaatgtgtatatgataacgttatgcaatttgtgttcttttgttttgtgtgtttttggaaaatataatttcaattaatgctccaccataaatgttgtaattaaaaccttgtgcatccctcgtgtttatcataTGACTTGTCTTCCTCCTACACGTTacttgcactttgtttacgttcttactgtgcctaaacgagacactCTACTGTAGATTTCTTTTACTGTAGTACTTATGTTGATGGGATTCAAAGTAAAAATTTTAGTTGGATGGAggtttatgtaaaaataattctCAGTCAGCAGTATAAACTGAATGATAGATCAGATGTTAAGAAACAAAGTGTGTAAGCACTTGGTATTCTGACATGAACATGAACATTATGCTTTCAGCTGCGTTAGTTTTTCACTCATACTTCAAAGGACTGCTACATtgctttgtaataatattttgccATCAACAAATATTATGCTCACTTTTTTTTCGATTAAGTGAATCAAAATGGTGCTGGTGGACTGGTTGGATCTCAGTATCACCTGGTTGCGTGTGATTTGCAAGTCCTTGACAAGCTAGAGTCAAGTCTGAAGCTTGCTGGAGTGAACTTCTCCTTGCCTACACTTCTTCTAGCTGAGTGTGCAATTTGCTACATGGACGAGGCCAGGTGAGGTGAGTGTTatacagggctgggcagtatttgaaatacatttgtattttgtaatttgcaaggattttagaaagtattttggattttgtatttaaatacataaaattgatgtattttgtatttcaaatactcaaaatactttcttcttcttgtcctttaagttttggatttggatttgaagaatgaacttttgtcttatttgcctacccatttcagatgtgctagccatacacttagttttcttgccacaactgattttcttaatgccacaaagaaatctccaacagcttcaaggatccatcacccaacacatGCTAAGTGTTCAGCATTgcggaatgcgtctaggagatccaaatcctcagaaattatatcagatgtcttgaaatattcttaattgattaactaatggacttactagtgttaattatgtaagatttgtccggcttacagttgtttcagtgcttcacgcaccatcctcagagcctactagatcacggcgtcatctcgaacttctctgcctgttatgtgggtgtgttgattatattcaagtgttaaaagtagtgcacgcaagattcaaaatggattgaaatattcattaaagtttccttccccaactcgatggaattctctttaaggctcaatctctcaaatattgcaattcaaacatgatataaacagtatatgtgaaaaactgggattgccaaccttcaaagatgttgagtttcagaaGAAtagtgtgcagttctgaaacccattgccgtagcccttgatttaatgcaaaatgagaagacgtgctattacggccaacttctatccacattaatttccctcaaaaacagattacatattatgttatctagtaatctacgccatctattccaagtaactccaatcctaatgagTTCGCTttcaagatttaaagcgatgtttgatctgaccctagaagcaaattgagctattttggcagcttgtttTCACTCATCATTTAAGATGAGAtagctacctgacactgcctcaccaaatgataagaagaggatacagaatatgtgtgtgaaatcagctgagaaTTTCTcgctacacctttggtcagttcagacgatgaagacgatgaaaacaatttttatgttttcaactcaagtacaacagactttgaaaagcaaaaagaaaagaacttgtctactgtggagtatgagctcatacaattcttcaatggcaaagggacaaccctgtgctctCTAGAGAATTACTCAGCAGTGAAACAAGCATTTATAAAgtagggagcagtaattattcatatgtagcacaaTTTCATTGTTGActtggaaaaggaagaatgttcagttacagtttttatataaaacttcgagataaaaataattttaatgttaatataatattttagattttcggtaatattcttatttctttatatattgtatcgaatatttgaaatacatgtgtattctgagtatttgaaatacaaatgtattttggttaattttttaaaagtattttgtatttgtatttgaaatacttggatgtcagtattttgcccagccctggtgTTATAATgtttgaatgagaaaaaaaatcattctaGTTTTGTGTGTCCTCTGTGTTTGGAACTAATTTTTGAGGGTATTCAATGTCGAAAttttgcaaaatctttttaaGTCCTCCTTACACATTTTTATAATGGTAAAAGGTCCAGTATGTATCTTTCAGTCGCAAGATTTCAGAACATCTCATTCCTAGAAAAGTGAATTTCTTTGAAGACTGCACTTTAGCTTTAGATAATACAatcattacattattttcattgaAATTGATGAATTACTACTTATCTATTGTGTACTGAATGACTTTCATAAGTCCCTTAAGTAATCATGAATGATTAAGGTTTATCTTAATTTCATCCATAAGGAAACTGATATTCAAAATTACATCATTTAAATGAAATACTGAAGAAATGGAATTTGATTTTCCTCCATAATTTTCCTTGTGTACTtgtaacatcttaagattattgACTAAAGAATCTTGTAAAAATAGTGAATGACACATAGAGTGATAATCTATAACAAAGTGAAACATACTTTCAGTGAATAATTTCATGATGAAATAAGGTATTTATAATTCTTGTTTTACTCTTTTAGTGCATCCTCTCTGATAGAATGGGCTGCATCCAAGTTTGAAGATTCCACCTTTGTTACATATGAGCAAGTGTATCCAAATGATGGCTTTGGAATTGTGATGCAGAAGCATTTTGAGGACATGAATAGTCCTCTACTTTCCTTGACGAAGTTTCCAGaccttgaatctcaggaagaacgGTATACATCAcgggtaaatattttatttaaggaaTCATGAGCCAGACACAGTGAGCTAACACACTCTTTTCCCAAGATTGAATTGTTACTGAAAGagcactttattttatttcaagtattTATACAAATACTCTCTCATAAGAGTAAAACTTTAGTTGGAGTGTGTTATGAcaagaaattaatgtaatattcaaAGTGAAGACCATTAGATTCTATGATGGAATATTTCAGCCTTTTCTTACATGCGACACTGAATTTTGATTGTGAGGTAGATAGATTCTATTTGCATGCCcaattactgatattatttacaGCTGTTTGTATAACTCTTAATGTTTCATTTGCATCGTTGTTCATAGCCTATATTgtaacatcatctgcatagatacTTATTTTTACCTCAGGTGGAACAACATTAGCTAAGTCAtgtaacattatattaaataaaattgggCTTAAAACAGAAACTTGAGGTATACCACCTGCAATTTTTTTTGGATAAAGATAAATGATTAGATGTTTGAATTGTTCTTTCATTAAGAAAAGAATGTAGAAATCTTAGCATTCTGCCTTTGATTCAAAGTTTCAtagattgtaataaaatggatCTGTGAGGAATATTATCAAAAGAGTCTTCAAAGTCTATCATTACAGCTAATGTCGTCTTCTTTTCAGTGAaatctttataaatttcttcagcaAAATGTAATAGAGCTTCAGTTGTGCCACatgaaacaccgatcaaaattcccttcatttctcatgaaaaacaagaactgaaaagattACAGCTTCGAGGAAAATTGTAATTGAGGCTAAAAATCTTCTCAGGTTTGATGTGCCACAGTGATTGATTGATGCTTTAGTAGGACTCTAACCTCAAACTTTGATcacctccattttatattatttgtatttaagaATGGATTACTGTCACATGCTCACAATAtgcaatacagacgtggacaaattattagactaaattaattatatgtgcaacaaagctttATTTATCGGCAgagataatgaacaaaaatgtattttgcacagaaataatgaacagaaaattgagtctggaggttactaatattttgtgaacattcccttattctttattaacacgattttgtcagggatgctggaaaccaaagtttgacactttctttgaatatcagcatcatttagccagatatcagacagtgcttaaatgactCCATATTTTGTTGTAACCttcatttgttcactttcttcttcagtatagatgacagattttcaatttcgttcatgtccggtcttcttgcaggccatgggataacagactgttgaatatcgtctacagtttataattaaaacaccagtagtaccaacacagccagacaaaatatacttaaccattggaaaaatataccagaagatgtaaacaatcatatttataatagagactctgtgatttatactgatagttgatatgacgaattatattatgtttccgaGATAAACATTTTAGTCTAAAAAATTTGTCTGCATCTGTAATAACCATAGcgtcctgtaaattgcattgcccaactaaagaatatcattaaaatatcacaaaaaaacagcaaacttaaaattgacattactTATGGGACGACCTAATATTTCTCTTACCGTCTCTTCCTTCTCCCGCACTCTATGAATAGGCAATCCTGCCTGCTCAACTACATTATAATAATACcagtatgttttatttttgttacctAGTTTCTTTCTTAGTCAAATCAATTGTGTCAGTAGTAATTCATTTTACGTGTGATCAAGTATACAGTAGTTCCAATTTTCTTTGCTAGAGATGGGAATCATGCAATGTATGGACAGCCCTAGACATGTTTCAACAGATTTTAAGTCccggagaaagaaaaaaaattgtatcctTGGAGCCATTTGATGAATTGGAAGAATGGCATCTGGAAGGTTGTCATTTTGCATTGATGGTGGCAAGTAAGGGAAACCTTACAGATTGGTTCCTCAAATACGCTGATGTACCTCAACGACCAATAGGAATGTCTGAGAGACCACATGTGGAGTGGGAACTTGTAGAGACATTATGTAGACAGCCTATATGCAGATTTGCACAAAAGAGCGTGAAAGTTACAGGAAATAACTGTTGTGATATCTTGATTATTGGAGGATTTGGTCCATCAGCAGAATCATTGCATGGGCGACGTCATGAAGTCATCAATATATACAGCAGGTATGACTCAACATATACAGTTTTTATCTTTATCGTATAGCAGTACATGGAACTTCGTTGTACGAGGCGTATTCTTAAAGTAAGTTTCAAAAGAGTGTAGTAAGTAaatgggaagatatttacaaaccatttttgttgcattgtattctccacacttcaattacttctcaacgtaatctccaccattattgaggcatttatcgagtcgtggcagaagtctttctatcccctcattgtagaattcgcccggcTGCGATGCAAACCACTcctgcactgctgttttcacttcctcgtcgccatcaaaacattGACCAcggaggaacttcttgaggtgcaggaagagatgaaagtcactaggagccaaatccgggctgtaggggggatggtcaatttgttcccagccaaatttcgagatgagattttgggtgtcacgagctgtgtgtggccatctcctgaccattccatcactaatggcatcatcaccatatacacctcacaaagttgatgatgaatgtcagctgatTTGATATTTCtcacattcaagaaacggataacagaccgcatttCACAGTGGGCGGaggctcgatcactttaaacatttcaactgatcacaactaaccacacacacggactgaagctctgaaactgcatgcacagcttgcctgaggactgaagaagaaaacacacatGCACAAagtaacgattgcagcgatgctacggctataattgaaaacggaacttactttaagaacacgcctcgtatatatGTATAGATCTTTACTCTTCATTTGTACAGTATGTGgcaaaacaaacaacactgaCATTATCGCGCATCTGCTGTTCacatttccctagcaacgaagtatttatttattgtatataatagtttgacatattgtgaatttaatgttgtgttgatttctgcaattatggatctcacaacagaggagaaggtgtttattgtcgagcattatttctgGTCATtcggagtactgaaattacaaacatactctgaaaatcaagataagtcattataacatgcaaggcgACATAAGACTGATTCCATACGATAGAACTTCTCAACGACAGCTAACATTGTTCtgttgtttagtgcctcattgtTAAATTGCtcctggtactgctctttaaTGTGGTGCAAGCCCCACTCCGTATGACTGGAAATAATGCTCTACACCTTCTCTGTTGTGacaaccataattgcagaaatgaacacaacactgaattcaaaatttgtcacacacttacttacttacttacaaatggcttttaaggaacccgaaggttcattgcccgccatcggtccctatcccgtgcaagattaatccagtctctatcatcataccccacctccctcaaatccattttaatattatcctcccatctacgtctcggcctccctagaggtctttttccctccggcctcccaactaacactctatatgcatttctggatttgcccatacgtcctacatgccctgcccatctcaaacgtctggattttaagttcctaattatgtcaggtgaagaatacaatgcgtgcaattctgcgttgtgtaactttctccattctcctgtaacttcatcccgcttagccccaaatattttcctaagcaccttattctcaaacacccttaagctatgttcctctctcagagtgagagtccaagtttcacaaccatacagaagaaccggtaatataactgttttataaattctaactttcagatttttggacagcagactggatttgTCACACTATTAtgtgcaataaataaatacttcattgCTAGAGAAACGTGAacagcagatgagcaataatttTAGTGTCATTTGTTTTCCCGCATATCACACTACGATACTTATAGTAACTTGTCCAGCagcgtagccagactaattattttgagtgagccagatatgcagggtttagaaagtacctgacccatctTCTGACAATGCCGCTGCCATCAattctcttgaaactcattctcggaag contains these protein-coding regions:
- the LOC138696227 gene encoding tRNA wybutosine-synthesizing protein 4-like isoform X2 — encoded protein: MLTANFVQGTNDFNTVSKCSMARNGYFKDDYVPYFVSKCNRRTPLIHLGYYMRVLTIDFTLRSFLEELSAQSAQIVSCGAGFDTSFFRLAANSVLHPNVRFFEIDFKEVVERKTECIRSSKPLQDCIGPYEVNQNGAGGLVGSQYHLVACDLQVLDKLESSLKLAGVNFSLPTLLLAECAICYMDEASASSLIEWAASKFEDSTFVTYEQVYPNDGFGIVMQKHFEDMNSPLLSLTKFPDLESQEERYTSRRWESCNVWTALDMFQQILSPGERKKIVSLEPFDELEEWHLEGCHFALMVASKGNLTDWFLKYADVPQRPIGMSERPHVEWELVETLCRQPICRFAQKSVKVTGNNCCDILIIGGFGPSAESLHGRRHEVINIYSRKEQHMENESTSAVGNNLDVEDVIQECDVKLDMLHHTCTRLSLYGPDGATRIMVYGGRYSPCRAVNSWPVILTVVKCETGLCIRMEKSETASIENAPQARWRHSAVCLIGSSSLHAEDHVAVFGGRTSDFRVLQDLHVWTVNASDLKISCREVTDCSSSSSRSWPSARFSHSAAVWRKSSMVVTGGLGEELMPFNDVWCFSLESETWSKLTVDGMLPRYSHTSAIYEDKLVLIGGVNTLPGNQPGVCVVDLNTTSCCEYTLPMQDSMRPIMLHNHTSELIDSTTIVTIGGGGNCFSFGTVFNNCIVKINAQQFR
- the LOC138696227 gene encoding tRNA wybutosine-synthesizing protein 4-like isoform X1 → MKKSRVQVQGTNDFNTVSKCSMARNGYFKDDYVPYFVSKCNRRTPLIHLGYYMRVLTIDFTLRSFLEELSAQSAQIVSCGAGFDTSFFRLAANSVLHPNVRFFEIDFKEVVERKTECIRSSKPLQDCIGPYEVNQNGAGGLVGSQYHLVACDLQVLDKLESSLKLAGVNFSLPTLLLAECAICYMDEASASSLIEWAASKFEDSTFVTYEQVYPNDGFGIVMQKHFEDMNSPLLSLTKFPDLESQEERYTSRRWESCNVWTALDMFQQILSPGERKKIVSLEPFDELEEWHLEGCHFALMVASKGNLTDWFLKYADVPQRPIGMSERPHVEWELVETLCRQPICRFAQKSVKVTGNNCCDILIIGGFGPSAESLHGRRHEVINIYSRKEQHMENESTSAVGNNLDVEDVIQECDVKLDMLHHTCTRLSLYGPDGATRIMVYGGRYSPCRAVNSWPVILTVVKCETGLCIRMEKSETASIENAPQARWRHSAVCLIGSSSLHAEDHVAVFGGRTSDFRVLQDLHVWTVNASDLKISCREVTDCSSSSSRSWPSARFSHSAAVWRKSSMVVTGGLGEELMPFNDVWCFSLESETWSKLTVDGMLPRYSHTSAIYEDKLVLIGGVNTLPGNQPGVCVVDLNTTSCCEYTLPMQDSMRPIMLHNHTSELIDSTTIVTIGGGGNCFSFGTVFNNCIVKINAQQFR
- the LOC138696227 gene encoding tRNA wybutosine-synthesizing protein 4-like isoform X3 — protein: MARNGYFKDDYVPYFVSKCNRRTPLIHLGYYMRVLTIDFTLRSFLEELSAQSAQIVSCGAGFDTSFFRLAANSVLHPNVRFFEIDFKEVVERKTECIRSSKPLQDCIGPYEVNQNGAGGLVGSQYHLVACDLQVLDKLESSLKLAGVNFSLPTLLLAECAICYMDEASASSLIEWAASKFEDSTFVTYEQVYPNDGFGIVMQKHFEDMNSPLLSLTKFPDLESQEERYTSRRWESCNVWTALDMFQQILSPGERKKIVSLEPFDELEEWHLEGCHFALMVASKGNLTDWFLKYADVPQRPIGMSERPHVEWELVETLCRQPICRFAQKSVKVTGNNCCDILIIGGFGPSAESLHGRRHEVINIYSRKEQHMENESTSAVGNNLDVEDVIQECDVKLDMLHHTCTRLSLYGPDGATRIMVYGGRYSPCRAVNSWPVILTVVKCETGLCIRMEKSETASIENAPQARWRHSAVCLIGSSSLHAEDHVAVFGGRTSDFRVLQDLHVWTVNASDLKISCREVTDCSSSSSRSWPSARFSHSAAVWRKSSMVVTGGLGEELMPFNDVWCFSLESETWSKLTVDGMLPRYSHTSAIYEDKLVLIGGVNTLPGNQPGVCVVDLNTTSCCEYTLPMQDSMRPIMLHNHTSELIDSTTIVTIGGGGNCFSFGTVFNNCIVKINAQQFR